From the genome of Lycorma delicatula isolate Av1 chromosome 11, ASM4794821v1, whole genome shotgun sequence, one region includes:
- the mab-21 gene encoding nucleotidyltransferase mab-21: MLVPPDMMAAQSKMLYQLNKYYGERVQVRKNTIAKTVREVCKVVQDVLREVEVQEPRFISSLTECNGRFEGLDVISPVEFEVVLYLNQMGVFNFVDDGSLPGCAVLKLSDGRKRSMSLWVEFITASGYLSARKIRSRFQTLVAQACDKCAYRDSVKMIADTTEVKLRIRERFIVQITPSFKCSGVWPRSAAHWPICAPAPGTWPHPNMVAEVKTEGFDLLSKESVALQGKQSAMEGDAWVMSFTEVEGRLLLGGCRKRCLSILKTLRDRHLELPGNPVTSYHVKTLLLYECEKHPREIEWDESCLGDRINGILLQLISCLQCRRCPHYFLPHLDLFKGKSPSALENAAKQVWRLTRELLTNSRALDKL, translated from the coding sequence TACGCGAAGTGTGTAAAGTCGTACAAGATGTTTTACGCGAAGTGGAGGTGCAAGAACCGAGATTTATATCGTCGTTAACAGAATGTAACGGACGATTCGAAGGTTTAGACGTTATATCGCCGGTCGAATTCGAAGTAGTACTGTATTTAAATCAAATGGGCGTATTTAACTTCGTCGATGACGGTTCGTTACCGGGGTGTGCGGTATTAAAATTGAGCGACGGACGCAAAAGAAGCATGTCGTTGTGGGTCGAATTTATAACCGCTTCCGGCTATTTAAGCGCAAGAAAAATAAGATCAAGATTTCAAACGTTAGTCGCACAAGCGTGCGATAAATGCGCTTACAGAGATTCAGTTAAAATGATAGCGGATACTACAGAGGTTAAATTACGCATACGAGAAAGATTTATCGTACAGATAACGCCGAGTTTTAAATGCAGCGGCGTTTGGCCGAGATCGGCGGCGCACTGGCCTATATGCGCACCGGCACCGGGTACGTGGCCTCATCCTAATATGGTCGCCGAAGTTAAAACCGAAGGATTCGACCTGTTAAGCAAGGAAAGCGTCGCGTTACAAGGCAAACAGTCGGCTATGGAAGGCGACGCGTGGGTCATGTCGTTTACCGAAGTAGAAGGACGTTTACTGTTGGGCGGATGTCGTAAAAGATGTTTAAGCATATTAAAGACGTTACGCGACCGACATTTAGAGTTACCCGGCAATCCGGTTACGAGTTATCACGTAAAAACGTTACTGTTATACGAATGCGAAAAACATCCGAGGGAAATAGAATGGGACGAGTCCTGTCTCGGCGATAGAATTAACGGAATATTGTTACAATTGATATCGTGCTTGCAGTGTAGAAGATGCCCTCATTACTTTTTACcgcatttagatttatttaaaggtaaatcGCCCAGCGCGTTAGAAAACGCGGCGAAACAAGTATGGAGATTAACCAGGGAATTGCTTACAAACAGTCGAGCGCTAGATAAACTTTAA